In Candidatus Caldatribacterium sp., the genomic window AACGCCGAAGGCATGATTCGCGAGGGGAGGGAACTCGCCTCCTGGGCTCCCAATATCGTCGTGAAGATTCCCCTCACCGAAGAGGGACTAAAGGCCATCCGGGTGCTCTCGCAAGAAGGCATCAAAGTCAACACTACCCTGATTTTCCAGCCTCTCCAAGCGCTTCTTGCCGCCAAAGCCGGCGCGGCATACGTGAGCCCCTTTGTTGGACGGCTTGACGATGTGGCAAGCGGAGGCATGCACCTTGTGGCGGATATTCTGACCATCCTTCGAAACTATGGCTACTCTACAGAGGTTATCGTGTCTTCGGTGCGTCACCCCATGCATGTTCTTGAGGTGGCAAAGCTTGGAGCCCACATCGTGACCATGCCCTTTGCGGTCATCAAGAATCTCACGAAGCATCCGCTTACAGACGTGGGTTTGCGGAATTTTCTCGCCGACTGGGCAAAAGTCCCAGAAAAACCTTTTTAGCTCTTTTTTCTTTCGACCAGATCTCCCACAAAAAATTCCATGGCTTCCTGCCAGGATCGGGCTTCCTCAGGCTTTGGAGGAAGCCCGCTTTTCTGGTAGTCGAATTTCTCGATAAAGGAGGAGAGGGTGTCGAGAATGCCCTGAAGGGTCACCTTTGTGGTGTCCTCAAGGCGCCCACGGAGGGGCTCAGGGAGAGAAGCAAGGTGAGGGAGGCAGACGAAGGTTTCTTTTCCCCAGGACTGATGAAGGTCCTCCCAGTGTTTGCCAAGGAGATGGACAATGCGGGTGAGGTACTCCTGTAGGCCCAGGCACACGGGGCAGAGTTTTGCGTCCGGCACTGTTCCGGAGAGGTACTGGTGCAGGAGGTCCTGGTACACAATGGCTATTCCGAGAATTGAGGGACGGAGGGCAAAGAGCCTGCGGGCATGGTCCTTGCAGAACCCACCCTTTCGAATTTTTTCCCGCACTCCTCGATCGGTAACGAACTCGTAGAAGAGGGCTTCGAGGAATCGTCTAACGTAGCTTTCCTCAAGCCGGCAGAGAAAGCATCCCGGTTTTCCAAGAGCCTCCCGGAGTTCGAGGAATGTTCGGTCCATGGTTTTCGTATATTCTACCAGAGGGTGGAGGAATCATGAAGAGGAAGGGAGTTCTCCTTGTCTTTGGTCGAGGGAGGCGCCTTTTCCGGTTTGCCCTCTCCTTAGGGTGGGCTTTCGGGGCAAGACCTGTTTTTTCGGAAGTCCTGCCGGATGAATCCTTCTTTGCAGGGAAAAGAGCTGCTGCAACCCTTCTTCCCAGAATTTCTGTTTGTCCTTTCCTCTGTGTTGCTGAAAGCCACGCTTTCACCGGGGGCATGGTGGCAGGCCTTGTCGAGAACCTATCTTTCCCCCCTTACCTTTTTGTACTTGACGCCCATCTTGACCTTTTCTCATCCCCCCAGGTATCATTTCCGATTCACCGGGGGAACTTCCTGGCTTACCTTTTGAAGCGAAAGGGATTCCCCGAAGACCACCTCTTCGTTTGCTCTGATATTGAGGCTCTCAAAGAACTCGAGGAAAAGCTCAGGGTGCTTCCTCCTCGTCCTTTTTACCTTTCCTGGGATGTGGACTTTGGGTTTCCGGAAGTCGCCTATTTCCCCGGAAGAGTTCCCTCTGCTTGCCTTGAGGATTTTTTCCTTCGTCTTGCGCTGTGCTGCAGAAGGAGAGGCTTCCACTTCTTGGGTGGTGACCTTGTGGAACTGAATCCCTGGAAAATTCAGAGTCCTTCTTCTTTTGCCCTGCGGGTAGCCCGTTACCTTTTGCCTTTCTTCAGAGAGGAGGAAAGACGGTGAAGACGGTGCTTGCGGTGGTTTTCCTGGGGCTTTTTCTTTTGTGCGGTGGGGTAGCCTTTCCCCTTGACCCTCTCGACCAGGCCGAGCTCTTCCTTGAATCGGGAAACATTGACCAGGCTATAGCCATCCTTGAGCCTCTTCTTGACCAGGGGAAAGACGCGGAGTACCTTGGGGATGTCGTCGAGCTCCTTGATTCCCTTCTCCTTGAGAAAGGGGAAACCGAGAGAGCTATCGCTGTCCTCCAAAAGTATGTCGCCCGCTTCCCCAACGCTTCCCGGACATACCTTTTCCGCTACTGGATGGCCAAGCACGAAG contains:
- the fsa gene encoding fructose-6-phosphate aldolase, giving the protein MKFFIDTAQVEEIKEALSLGVLDGVTTNPTLVAKTGRGFKEVILEICRLVPGPVSAEVVSENAEGMIREGRELASWAPNIVVKIPLTEEGLKAIRVLSQEGIKVNTTLIFQPLQALLAAKAGAAYVSPFVGRLDDVASGGMHLVADILTILRNYGYSTEVIVSSVRHPMHVLEVAKLGAHIVTMPFAVIKNLTKHPLTDVGLRNFLADWAKVPEKPF